The following are encoded in a window of Actinomyces oris genomic DNA:
- a CDS encoding response regulator — MTTRTTGVIRVAVVDDQPLLVSAFSALVAAQPDMEVVLEAVNGRQAVEGLTARATGLHAGADLVLMDLRMPVLDGVSAIRELRAAPATASLRVLVLTTFDDEELVLASLGAGAHGFLLKDAEPATLLEAIRVVAGGGSWLDPAVTGTVLAHLDAGTGPGAPPSSASRSAPIDGAVPVVGAPSGPYEALTVREDAVLALVCQGLSNASIGERLHVAESTVKSHVKTILGKTGCHNRVELVIYALTTGLVQPR, encoded by the coding sequence ATGACGACCAGGACGACCGGTGTTATCAGGGTGGCTGTTGTCGACGATCAGCCGCTGCTGGTCAGTGCCTTCAGTGCTCTCGTGGCTGCACAGCCCGACATGGAGGTGGTTCTGGAGGCCGTCAACGGGCGTCAGGCCGTGGAGGGTTTGACCGCTCGAGCCACCGGTCTCCACGCAGGGGCCGACCTTGTGCTCATGGATCTGCGGATGCCGGTCCTGGACGGGGTCAGTGCCATTCGCGAGCTGCGTGCCGCACCGGCCACTGCCTCGTTGCGGGTTCTGGTCCTGACCACCTTCGATGATGAGGAGCTCGTCCTGGCCTCGCTGGGTGCCGGCGCCCACGGCTTCCTCCTCAAGGACGCCGAGCCGGCGACACTGCTGGAGGCGATCCGCGTCGTCGCCGGCGGAGGGTCCTGGCTGGATCCGGCCGTCACCGGAACCGTTCTGGCGCATCTTGATGCAGGTACCGGACCTGGTGCCCCGCCGTCGTCGGCCTCCCGGTCGGCACCGATCGATGGGGCTGTGCCCGTTGTGGGGGCGCCGTCGGGTCCCTACGAGGCTCTTACTGTTCGGGAGGACGCCGTACTCGCGTTGGTGTGCCAGGGGTTGAGTAACGCCAGTATCGGTGAGCGGCTCCATGTCGCCGAGTCGACGGTCAAGTCCCATGTCAAGACGATCCTGGGTAAGACGGGCTGCCACAACCGGGTCGAGCTCGTCATTTACGCCCTGACCACGGGACTCGTCCAGCCGCGGTAG
- a CDS encoding sensor histidine kinase, with the protein MADRDGQPGATARSAVLPTTASLSAAYDWQARHRMVPGRGGRWAHYSIPVVDLALGIVFLAFALESVTFILRFGGYAIYVADFALCLALALTQFGRLRLLRVSFIATYALLAAYAILVVLSPVNLGLNPIIATAITSLYTVTRWEPDRRWGTAALLLALAGALVNPVTLASYTPPYESDADPTTGSGWDGTILLVRALSSLVFVGAVVLTYLLASSRRRIAESQALDVGIAAAQAVAAERLSLARELHDLVGHSLTTIKVQAATGLALGGEERLRSTLTTVRDTADASLASVRQLVSVLRSDAGEITPLADLRTIPALIETTRSSGSRISAVLPEPEVLERCNSAWSAIQRLTLVRLVGETLTNAVRHGTGQIELSLTLSQDSCHLHVANPVPDVAEHSPFGGSGLVGLEERLRLVGGTMTHGVHNNGDHSFFTIDVDFPVAPLELPASAMTAGETESGDCR; encoded by the coding sequence ATGGCTGATCGAGACGGCCAACCGGGCGCGACGGCCCGCAGCGCGGTGCTGCCGACGACAGCGAGTCTGTCAGCGGCCTACGACTGGCAGGCCCGTCACCGCATGGTGCCGGGACGAGGAGGTCGCTGGGCACACTACTCGATCCCGGTCGTGGATCTCGCCCTGGGGATCGTCTTCCTCGCCTTCGCACTGGAGTCGGTCACCTTCATCCTGCGCTTCGGCGGCTATGCCATCTATGTTGCGGACTTCGCCCTGTGTCTGGCGCTGGCGCTGACGCAGTTCGGACGGTTGCGTCTCCTGCGTGTCTCCTTCATCGCGACCTACGCCCTGCTGGCGGCCTACGCGATCCTCGTGGTCCTCTCTCCCGTCAACCTCGGCCTCAACCCGATCATCGCCACGGCCATCACCAGTCTCTACACCGTCACCCGCTGGGAGCCCGACCGGCGCTGGGGCACGGCGGCACTCCTGCTGGCTCTGGCCGGCGCCCTGGTCAACCCCGTTACCCTCGCCTCCTACACCCCGCCCTACGAATCAGACGCCGACCCGACGACAGGCTCCGGCTGGGACGGAACCATCCTCCTGGTCAGAGCACTCTCCAGCCTGGTCTTCGTCGGTGCCGTGGTACTCACCTACCTGCTGGCCTCCTCCCGGCGCCGGATCGCCGAGAGCCAGGCCCTCGACGTTGGCATCGCCGCGGCCCAGGCGGTTGCGGCCGAGCGCCTCAGCCTGGCCCGAGAGCTCCACGACCTGGTGGGCCACAGCCTCACCACGATCAAGGTGCAGGCCGCCACCGGCCTGGCCCTGGGAGGCGAGGAACGGCTGCGCAGCACCCTGACCACGGTGCGTGACACGGCCGATGCCTCCCTGGCCTCCGTGCGCCAGCTCGTCTCCGTGCTGCGCTCCGACGCCGGCGAGATCACTCCCCTGGCGGACCTGCGGACCATCCCGGCCCTCATCGAGACCACTCGCAGTTCGGGGAGCCGGATCAGCGCCGTGCTTCCCGAACCGGAGGTCCTGGAGCGGTGCAACTCGGCGTGGTCTGCGATACAACGCCTCACCCTCGTGCGTCTGGTAGGAGAGACCCTCACCAATGCCGTCAGGCACGGAACCGGCCAGATCGAGCTGAGCCTGACACTGTCGCAGGACTCCTGCCACCTTCACGTCGCCAACCCGGTGCCCGACGTCGCAGAGCACTCCCCCTTCGGTGGCAGCGGACTCGTCGGCCTCGAGGAGCGGCTCAGGCTCGTGGGCGGAACCATGACCCACGGCGTCCACAACAACGGGGACCACAGCTTCTTCACCATTGATGTCGACTTCCCGGTGGCGCCGCTCGAGCTGCCCGCGAGCGCCATGACGGCCGGCGAGACAGAATCAGGAGACTGCAGATGA
- a CDS encoding DUF3866 family protein, which yields MMWRDGVVTGTRTAWGPVGRSCVELDVEIVGAPNGADGLLPGQRVRAVAYEALTGLPDSGERVRLEVSALDRALGTGGHAMVSSRLDVLPPDPPREGHLVKARYMPDQVMVTGVDEQGTAHHGLLSQPIGSLHLEGMPVVVADLHSSLPAVLAGLRFPDGQEQPRVAYIMTDGGALPLAYSRVVAALSLAGWLTGTITAGQAWGGDIEAVSVHNALLAARHVLHADAAVVIQGPGNLGTETPWGFSGVACGDAINAVATLGGHPVACLRVSDADARARHRGVSHHSMTAYGRVALVGADVVVPDLEGPLGAQVRQEAEALCAPRPGAGQHRLVEVPTDGLLELLREVEAQTGVRLSTMRRGLDEDAAAFIAAAAAGRHARRVLDEGTAHG from the coding sequence ATGATGTGGCGCGACGGCGTAGTGACCGGGACCAGGACGGCATGGGGACCCGTGGGGCGATCCTGCGTCGAGCTGGACGTGGAGATCGTCGGGGCCCCAAATGGTGCGGACGGCCTGCTGCCCGGCCAGCGGGTCCGTGCGGTCGCCTACGAGGCCCTCACTGGGCTGCCCGACTCTGGGGAGCGGGTGAGGCTGGAGGTCTCGGCCCTCGACCGTGCCCTGGGCACGGGTGGGCACGCCATGGTCAGCTCTCGCCTCGACGTCCTGCCCCCCGATCCTCCGCGCGAGGGGCACCTCGTCAAGGCCCGCTACATGCCGGACCAGGTGATGGTCACCGGCGTTGACGAGCAGGGCACGGCCCACCACGGCCTGCTGTCCCAGCCGATCGGCAGCCTCCATCTGGAGGGGATGCCGGTGGTGGTGGCCGACCTGCACTCGAGTCTGCCGGCGGTGCTCGCCGGGCTGCGCTTCCCCGACGGCCAGGAGCAGCCACGAGTCGCCTACATCATGACCGACGGCGGGGCCTTGCCCTTGGCCTACTCGCGTGTCGTTGCCGCCCTGAGCCTGGCCGGGTGGCTGACCGGGACCATCACGGCCGGGCAGGCCTGGGGCGGTGACATTGAGGCGGTCAGCGTTCACAACGCGCTCCTGGCGGCCCGGCACGTCCTGCACGCCGATGCCGCCGTCGTCATCCAGGGGCCCGGCAATCTGGGCACCGAGACGCCCTGGGGCTTCTCCGGGGTGGCCTGCGGGGACGCAATCAACGCCGTCGCCACGCTGGGCGGACACCCGGTGGCCTGCCTGCGTGTCTCTGACGCCGATGCCCGCGCCCGCCACCGGGGCGTGTCCCACCACTCGATGACGGCTTACGGGCGAGTCGCACTGGTGGGGGCCGACGTCGTCGTCCCCGACCTGGAGGGGCCACTGGGGGCACAGGTGCGTCAGGAGGCCGAGGCCTTGTGCGCGCCCCGGCCGGGCGCCGGGCAGCACCGACTCGTCGAGGTTCCCACCGACGGGCTCCTGGAGCTGCTGCGGGAGGTGGAGGCGCAGACCGGGGTGAGGCTGTCCACCATGCGACGAGGTTTGGATGAGGACGCGGCCGCTTTCATCGCCGCAGCGGCGGCCGGTCGCCACGCACGGCGGGTCCTGGACGAGGGAACAGCGCATGGCTGA
- a CDS encoding helix-turn-helix transcriptional regulator, with translation MSQPTRSTEERLVSLLLTLRNTTTGLSAEELVASVPGYGLADPSTNPLSARRKFERDKDTLRELGIEVTTTGRPEEPRYRIIEEDYTLPALHLSAEQATCLSLAASAWRDGDLPATARRALTKLRAVSEGPTGGSPTSLPVLTADLSGEEIPEELITAVDERRLVTFDYVSARSGSTRARTVEPHHLLLAEGAWYLDAVEPAGAHSPDASRQPEEAEGTAVGLLTFRLARITGSVTVHGNPGAFTRLPAKAPSRQRALLAALPGRALGLRLAGAHLDPVQASAADLPAHLEGRDLIAVEYEDPFSFAGTVAALGDAVVVLAPESLRQAVLSHLHGAAGLAAPEGE, from the coding sequence GTGAGCCAGCCGACCCGTAGCACCGAGGAGCGCCTGGTGAGCCTTCTGCTCACCTTGCGCAACACCACCACCGGTCTCAGTGCCGAGGAGCTCGTGGCCAGTGTGCCGGGATACGGCTTGGCGGACCCCTCCACGAATCCGCTCTCGGCTCGCCGCAAGTTCGAGCGGGACAAGGACACGCTGCGCGAGCTCGGTATCGAGGTGACCACCACCGGACGCCCCGAGGAGCCCCGGTACCGGATCATCGAGGAGGACTACACCCTGCCCGCGCTCCACCTGAGCGCCGAGCAGGCCACCTGCCTGAGCCTGGCCGCATCCGCCTGGCGCGACGGCGATCTTCCCGCCACTGCCCGGAGGGCCCTGACCAAGCTGCGCGCCGTCAGCGAGGGACCGACCGGGGGCAGCCCCACCAGCCTGCCGGTCCTCACCGCGGACCTGTCCGGTGAGGAGATCCCCGAGGAGCTCATCACCGCGGTCGACGAGCGCCGCCTGGTCACCTTCGACTACGTCTCAGCCCGCTCGGGCAGCACCCGGGCCCGCACTGTCGAGCCGCACCACCTGCTCCTGGCCGAGGGCGCCTGGTACCTCGACGCCGTCGAGCCGGCAGGCGCCCACAGCCCAGACGCCAGCAGGCAACCGGAGGAAGCGGAAGGAACCGCCGTCGGGCTGCTGACCTTCCGACTGGCTCGCATCACTGGCTCAGTCACCGTTCACGGAAACCCCGGAGCCTTCACCCGGCTTCCCGCCAAGGCGCCCAGCCGCCAGCGCGCACTGCTCGCCGCCCTGCCGGGGCGGGCTCTAGGACTGCGCCTGGCCGGGGCCCACCTCGATCCGGTTCAGGCCTCTGCGGCCGACCTGCCGGCGCACCTGGAAGGCCGTGATCTCATCGCCGTCGAGTACGAGGATCCCTTCTCCTTCGCCGGAACCGTGGCAGCACTTGGCGACGCGGTCGTCGTCCTCGCCCCCGAGTCCTTGCGCCAGGCGGTTCTGTCCCACCTGCACGGCGCCGCCGGGCTTGCGGCACCGGAAGGGGAGTGA
- a CDS encoding helix-turn-helix transcriptional regulator translates to MARVSASDQLTRLLALPAWVAEHPGVTVTEAAKHFGVTPAVIERDINTLWVSGLPGGMHGDLVDFDAADFEAGRLRLSEPLGLDRPVRLTRQEAISLLMALRVLADLLADDDASAPVIASTQQAVTALLSSGASTEDSDARVDPGTVTTTGPGPVHAGRSSHASRILATVRSALQNRRRLHLVYVSATDTPSERDVDPITLESDGSHMTLVGWCLSAQAQRSFRLDRITSAEALDTPAVRHRSSRRRNQPEADHSASDRPRATLVLQPTGRWLAEQVPYLSQEETADGCLRVVVEGRDRAWLIGLVLSAGRHLVAVEPPDLAQEAAASAKQALTSYDC, encoded by the coding sequence ATGGCGCGCGTATCCGCCTCCGACCAGCTCACGCGACTGCTGGCCCTGCCCGCCTGGGTCGCGGAGCACCCCGGCGTGACCGTCACGGAGGCCGCCAAGCACTTCGGCGTCACCCCGGCCGTCATTGAGCGCGACATCAACACGCTGTGGGTCTCCGGCTTGCCCGGAGGCATGCACGGGGACCTCGTGGACTTCGACGCCGCGGACTTCGAGGCCGGGCGCCTGCGCCTGTCCGAACCACTGGGGCTGGACCGCCCGGTTCGCCTCACCCGGCAGGAGGCGATCTCTCTGCTCATGGCACTCAGGGTGCTCGCCGATCTCTTGGCCGACGACGACGCCTCCGCACCCGTCATCGCCTCCACCCAGCAGGCGGTGACCGCCCTGCTCAGCTCAGGCGCCTCCACCGAGGACTCCGACGCCCGCGTCGATCCGGGAACCGTCACCACCACGGGCCCAGGCCCCGTACACGCCGGACGCTCCAGCCATGCGTCCCGGATCCTGGCCACGGTGCGCTCCGCCCTGCAGAACAGACGGCGCCTCCACCTGGTCTATGTCTCCGCCACCGACACCCCCTCGGAGCGAGACGTCGATCCCATCACCCTGGAAAGTGATGGATCACATATGACGCTGGTGGGCTGGTGCCTCAGTGCCCAGGCCCAACGCAGCTTCCGCCTGGACCGGATCACCTCGGCTGAGGCGCTTGACACCCCGGCCGTGCGGCATCGCTCCTCACGCAGAAGGAACCAGCCCGAGGCCGACCACTCCGCGAGCGACAGACCTCGCGCCACGCTGGTTCTCCAACCCACGGGCCGCTGGCTCGCCGAGCAGGTCCCGTACCTCTCGCAGGAGGAGACCGCGGACGGATGCCTCAGGGTCGTCGTCGAGGGACGCGACCGCGCCTGGCTCATCGGCCTGGTCCTCTCAGCGGGTCGCCATCTCGTGGCGGTGGAGCCCCCGGACCTCGCCCAGGAGGCGGCAGCATCCGCCAAACAGGCTCTGACCTCATACGACTGCTGA
- the tatA gene encoding Sec-independent protein translocase subunit TatA: MKFTPTHIVVLLVLVLLVFGSSKLPDIARSVGQSMKVFKKEVKELRDDDSKDPQAQIQQPQEGTYYTEPTQSGQTAQSAEGSSQK, from the coding sequence GTGAAGTTCACTCCGACACACATTGTCGTCCTGCTTGTCCTCGTCCTGCTTGTCTTCGGCTCCAGCAAGCTGCCCGACATCGCCCGCAGCGTGGGCCAGTCCATGAAGGTCTTCAAGAAGGAGGTCAAGGAGCTGCGCGACGACGACTCCAAGGACCCCCAGGCTCAGATTCAGCAGCCGCAGGAGGGCACCTACTACACCGAGCCCACCCAGTCCGGCCAGACCGCTCAGAGCGCCGAGGGCTCATCCCAGAAGTGA
- the tatC gene encoding twin-arginine translocase subunit TatC, with protein sequence MPKLPQIKRSRRKDNPEARMSIGDHLRELRNRLFISALGVLVMSVVGYVLYEQAFSLITRPIDAANARGANLTLNFDTILASFDMRLQVSIWLGVLFSAPLWMYEFWAFVGPGMTRKEKAYTWSYGVVGLLLFSAGAALGIWVMPHAVAILTSFIPDGPTAGLINAGVYLSFTMRLVVVFGLAFLLPELLVALNMLGLMKGSTMLKGWRWAVVAIFTFMAFANPLPDAWSMIFMALPVTGLYFLACFISIMHDKRVEKKRAELDAELEAALAE encoded by the coding sequence GTGCCCAAGCTCCCTCAGATCAAGCGATCGAGGCGCAAGGACAACCCCGAGGCACGCATGTCGATCGGGGACCACCTGCGTGAGCTGCGCAACCGGCTCTTCATCTCTGCCCTAGGCGTCCTGGTGATGTCGGTTGTGGGCTATGTGCTGTACGAGCAGGCCTTCTCCCTCATCACCCGGCCGATCGATGCCGCCAATGCCCGCGGCGCCAACCTCACTCTGAATTTCGACACGATCCTGGCCTCCTTCGATATGAGACTCCAGGTCTCCATCTGGCTCGGCGTCCTGTTCTCCGCCCCACTGTGGATGTACGAGTTCTGGGCCTTCGTCGGACCGGGCATGACCCGCAAGGAGAAGGCCTACACCTGGTCCTACGGCGTCGTGGGACTCTTGTTGTTCTCCGCCGGCGCTGCCCTGGGGATCTGGGTGATGCCGCATGCGGTCGCCATCCTCACCAGCTTCATTCCTGATGGCCCCACGGCGGGCCTCATCAACGCAGGCGTCTACCTGTCCTTCACCATGCGACTGGTGGTCGTCTTCGGACTCGCCTTCCTCCTGCCCGAGCTCCTCGTCGCCCTCAATATGCTGGGGCTCATGAAGGGTTCCACGATGCTCAAGGGCTGGCGCTGGGCCGTCGTTGCCATCTTCACCTTCATGGCTTTCGCCAATCCGCTACCCGATGCCTGGTCCATGATCTTCATGGCACTGCCAGTCACTGGCCTGTACTTCCTGGCCTGCTTCATCTCCATCATGCATGACAAACGGGTGGAGAAGAAGCGCGCTGAGCTCGATGCCGAGCTCGAGGCCGCCCTGGCCGAGTAG
- a CDS encoding diacylglycerol/lipid kinase family protein: protein MRIALLSNPSSGRGRHAAADDVARRILTEAGHEVLHVRGSSYEQARDAGRALLGDGPHRNVEALVVVGGDGMVHLGVDVVATTGVPLGIVATGTGNDIARHFGLPSRDAEASARLINQALSGKGAITAVDAIYASRPDGTLLAPQRRWSLAVVSAGVDAAVNARANTLSWPAGEGRYVRAFTAELATLAPYGYRVTTDEGAWEGPALLLAAANTRYVGGGMDLAPQADPTDGLLEVLRLDPVGRTRLLALFRRLFRGTHLTDPAVHLERSRTVTIEALTERTGHDRGLRPPPHPFADGEPLAELPLRLEAVPDAVRLLLPAQS, encoded by the coding sequence ATGCGTATCGCTCTGCTGTCCAACCCCTCCTCGGGTCGGGGACGTCATGCGGCCGCTGACGACGTCGCCCGCCGGATCCTCACCGAGGCCGGTCACGAGGTCCTTCACGTGCGTGGCAGCTCCTACGAGCAGGCGCGTGACGCAGGACGGGCCCTCCTGGGGGACGGTCCGCACCGGAACGTTGAGGCACTGGTGGTCGTCGGCGGAGACGGCATGGTCCACCTTGGGGTGGATGTCGTCGCCACGACGGGTGTGCCTCTGGGCATCGTGGCCACCGGTACCGGTAATGACATCGCCCGGCACTTCGGTCTGCCCAGCCGGGATGCGGAGGCCTCTGCCCGCCTCATCAACCAGGCGCTGTCCGGAAAGGGCGCCATCACGGCGGTGGACGCGATCTACGCCTCCCGCCCCGACGGCACCCTGCTCGCCCCGCAGCGTCGCTGGTCCCTGGCCGTGGTCAGCGCCGGAGTGGACGCAGCCGTCAACGCCCGCGCCAACACCCTCTCCTGGCCCGCCGGCGAGGGACGCTACGTGCGCGCCTTCACCGCCGAGCTCGCGACGCTGGCGCCCTACGGCTACCGAGTCACCACCGACGAGGGCGCCTGGGAGGGACCGGCGCTCCTGCTGGCGGCGGCCAACACCCGTTACGTCGGCGGCGGCATGGACCTGGCTCCCCAGGCCGACCCCACTGACGGCCTGCTGGAGGTGCTGCGCCTGGATCCTGTGGGCCGCACCCGCCTGCTCGCCCTCTTCCGCCGGCTCTTCCGCGGCACGCACCTGACCGACCCGGCCGTCCACCTCGAGCGCAGCCGTACCGTCACCATTGAGGCGCTCACTGAGCGAACCGGCCATGACCGGGGCCTGCGCCCGCCTCCTCACCCCTTCGCCGACGGCGAGCCGCTGGCCGAGCTGCCCCTGCGCCTCGAGGCAGTCCCCGACGCCGTCCGGCTGCTCCTACCGGCTCAAAGCTGA
- a CDS encoding DEAD/DEAH box helicase, whose amino-acid sequence MSSPAERYAASRRRQAASSSELARFAQGYDFPLDPFQEEACRAVERGEGVLVAAPTGAGKTVVGEFAVHLGLARGLKTFYTTPIKALSNQKYLDLVARHGQERVGLLTGDTSVNPHADVVVMTTEVLRNMLYSGSRDLDRLGFVVMDEVHYLADRFRGPVWEEVIIHLPAEVQVISLSATVSNAEEFGDWLGQVRGRTAVVVSEERPVPLTQHMMVGRRLLPLYSHPAEVPEQSDQLDQSEQSEQTELERQAEQAEQTGQPPLNPELLKAVKQARRAAASGGASKNSYRGRGGGSARGPQPWKRSARGGRAPRRGEGGARTARLKPPSRLQVVTALEGARLLPAIVFVFSRAGCEQAVHQVVSAGVDLTTEAEAARIRQVIERRTADIPVSDLGVLGFHFWAHALERGVAAHHAGLLPVFKETVEELFSAGLVKVVYATETLALGINMPARTVVLESLRKWNGSAHVTLSPGEYTQLTGRAGRRGIDVEGHAVVLAADDVEPATVSSLASRRTYPLVSAFRPTYNMAVNLLERMPRTRVREVLEQSFAQFQADRGVVELAAQARRKRRSLEGLEKDMTCRLGDFREYASLRQAIADAEADLSRDKSAARRSETGRTMSSLGRGDVIVFRKGRRRRHGIVLQVGADRTGTPTITVLGEDARVVALTPDTAPDGVMRVGALRVADSVDPHRPRDRDRLVQRLVDALRAGDLEGSGKRTRTRSSRAQARRDSAIENLERLRQEMRSHPCHGCPDREEHARVGRKWSRAKAEAERLQRRIETRTGTIARLFDAVCEVLLELGYLRPADRGHPERELRVTGAGKVLARIYAERDLLIAECLRTGVFEDLSAAELAGALSACVYEPRLSAQSIGLPVAPASRLGQCLRAQLGVSHRIHDLESLARIEASSGAEPALAGAVQAWCDGAQLADILDATELTAGDFVRWCKQLLDVVGQIASLSPPPNASSEQARAVTDLSMRAAEASLDLNRGVVSWSAV is encoded by the coding sequence ATGAGCTCACCAGCCGAGCGCTATGCCGCATCTCGACGTCGACAGGCCGCCTCCAGCAGTGAGCTCGCCCGCTTCGCCCAGGGCTACGACTTCCCCCTCGACCCCTTCCAGGAGGAGGCCTGCCGCGCCGTCGAGCGGGGAGAGGGTGTCCTGGTCGCCGCCCCGACGGGCGCCGGCAAGACAGTGGTGGGGGAGTTCGCCGTGCACCTGGGCCTGGCCCGGGGACTCAAGACCTTCTACACCACCCCCATCAAGGCCCTGAGCAACCAGAAGTACCTGGACCTCGTGGCCCGCCACGGTCAGGAACGGGTGGGGCTGCTGACCGGTGACACCTCCGTCAACCCCCACGCGGACGTGGTGGTCATGACCACCGAGGTGCTGCGCAACATGCTCTACTCGGGCTCGCGTGACCTGGACCGATTGGGCTTCGTGGTCATGGACGAGGTCCACTACCTGGCCGACCGCTTCCGCGGACCGGTGTGGGAGGAGGTCATCATCCACCTGCCCGCCGAGGTCCAGGTGATCTCCCTGTCCGCCACGGTCTCCAACGCCGAGGAGTTCGGCGACTGGCTCGGCCAGGTGCGCGGCAGGACCGCCGTCGTCGTCTCCGAGGAGCGCCCCGTCCCGCTGACTCAGCACATGATGGTCGGACGCCGGCTGCTGCCGTTGTACTCCCACCCCGCGGAGGTACCTGAGCAGTCCGACCAGCTTGACCAGTCCGAGCAGTCCGAGCAGACCGAGTTGGAGCGGCAAGCGGAGCAGGCGGAGCAGACGGGGCAGCCCCCGCTCAACCCTGAGCTGCTCAAGGCCGTCAAGCAGGCCCGGCGTGCCGCCGCCTCCGGTGGCGCCTCCAAGAACAGCTACCGTGGCCGCGGCGGCGGTTCGGCCCGAGGGCCGCAGCCCTGGAAGCGCTCCGCCCGAGGGGGACGGGCGCCTCGCCGTGGCGAGGGGGGAGCCCGCACGGCCAGGTTGAAGCCGCCCTCCCGACTGCAGGTCGTCACGGCCCTGGAGGGGGCGCGCCTGCTGCCCGCGATCGTCTTCGTCTTCTCCCGGGCGGGCTGCGAGCAGGCCGTCCACCAGGTGGTCAGCGCCGGGGTGGACCTGACCACCGAGGCCGAGGCCGCCCGGATCCGCCAGGTCATCGAGCGGCGCACGGCTGACATCCCTGTCAGCGACCTGGGAGTCCTCGGCTTCCACTTCTGGGCCCACGCCCTGGAGCGCGGCGTCGCGGCCCACCACGCGGGGCTGCTACCGGTGTTCAAGGAGACGGTGGAGGAGCTCTTCAGCGCGGGCCTGGTCAAGGTCGTCTATGCCACCGAGACCTTGGCGCTGGGGATCAACATGCCCGCTCGCACCGTGGTCCTGGAGTCGCTGCGCAAGTGGAACGGCTCGGCTCACGTCACCCTCAGCCCGGGGGAGTACACCCAGCTGACGGGGAGGGCCGGACGCCGTGGCATCGATGTGGAGGGCCACGCCGTCGTGCTGGCGGCCGACGACGTCGAGCCGGCCACGGTCTCCTCGTTGGCCTCCCGGCGTACCTACCCGCTGGTCTCCGCCTTCCGCCCGACCTACAACATGGCCGTCAACCTGCTCGAGCGCATGCCGCGCACGCGGGTGCGTGAGGTGCTCGAGCAGTCCTTCGCCCAGTTCCAGGCCGACCGCGGCGTCGTGGAGCTGGCCGCTCAGGCTCGCCGCAAGCGCCGCAGCCTGGAGGGCCTGGAGAAGGACATGACGTGCCGTCTGGGTGACTTCCGCGAGTACGCCTCCCTGCGCCAGGCCATTGCCGACGCCGAGGCGGACCTGTCGCGGGACAAGTCCGCGGCGCGCCGCAGCGAGACGGGACGGACCATGAGCTCGCTGGGACGCGGTGACGTCATCGTCTTCCGCAAGGGGCGACGCCGCCGCCACGGCATCGTCCTTCAAGTCGGTGCCGACCGGACTGGGACCCCCACCATCACGGTGCTGGGGGAGGATGCGAGAGTCGTCGCCCTGACTCCGGACACGGCACCGGACGGGGTCATGCGCGTCGGCGCCCTGCGGGTGGCCGACTCGGTGGACCCGCACCGGCCCCGGGACCGGGACCGACTCGTTCAGCGTCTGGTCGACGCTCTACGCGCCGGGGACCTGGAAGGGAGCGGCAAGCGCACACGCACCCGCTCCAGCCGCGCGCAGGCCCGCCGAGACAGCGCGATCGAGAACCTCGAGCGACTGCGCCAGGAGATGCGCTCCCACCCCTGCCACGGGTGCCCCGACAGGGAGGAGCACGCCCGGGTGGGCCGCAAGTGGTCCAGGGCCAAGGCCGAGGCCGAGCGCCTTCAACGGCGCATCGAGACCCGCACCGGCACCATCGCCCGCCTCTTCGATGCCGTCTGCGAGGTGCTGCTCGAGCTGGGTTACCTGCGCCCGGCGGACCGGGGGCACCCGGAGCGTGAGCTGCGGGTCACCGGTGCCGGCAAGGTACTGGCCCGGATCTACGCCGAGCGGGACCTGCTCATCGCCGAGTGCCTGCGCACGGGGGTCTTCGAGGACCTCAGTGCCGCGGAGCTGGCCGGGGCACTGAGCGCCTGCGTCTACGAGCCGCGACTGAGCGCCCAGTCGATCGGGCTGCCCGTAGCGCCCGCATCCAGGCTCGGCCAGTGCCTGCGCGCGCAGCTGGGGGTCTCGCACCGGATCCACGACCTGGAGTCCCTGGCCCGCATCGAGGCCTCCTCGGGCGCGGAGCCCGCGCTGGCCGGGGCCGTCCAGGCCTGGTGCGACGGCGCGCAGTTGGCGGACATCCTGGACGCCACGGAGCTGACGGCCGGGGACTTCGTGCGCTGGTGCAAGCAGCTGCTCGACGTCGTCGGGCAGATCGCGAGCCTCTCACCGCCACCGAATGCCAGCTCCGAGCAGGCCAGGGCGGTCACCGACCTGTCGATGCGCGCCGCCGAGGCCTCCCTGGATCTCAATAGGGGAG